One Alligator mississippiensis isolate rAllMis1 chromosome 1, rAllMis1, whole genome shotgun sequence genomic window carries:
- the LYPLAL1 gene encoding lysophospholipase-like protein 1 isoform X5 produces the protein MKQVLSQDLAFQHIKVIYPTAPARPYTPMKGALSTVWFDRYKISNDCPEHIETIDSMCKLLTELINEEIKNGIQKDRILLGGFSMGGCMAMHLAYRYHQDVAGVFALSSFLNKTSLVYQALCKNESILPELFQCHGTVDELVLYSWGEETNKTLKSLGVTASFLSFPNLYHELKKDELEELRTWILKKLPEEIMKTNK, from the exons ATGAAGCAAGTTTTAAGTCAGGATCTGGCTTTCCAACATATAAAAGTCATTtatcccacagctcctgccag ACCATATACACCTATGAAAGGGGCCCTCTCCACTGTGTGGTTTGACAGATATAAGATCTCAAATGATTGTCCAGAGCACATTGAAACCATTGACTCAATGTGCAAATTGCTTACTGAGTTGATTAATGAGGAGATTAAAAACGGCATCCAAAAGGATAGGATACTCTTAG GTGGTTTTTCAATGGGGGGTTGCATGGCAATGCATCTAGCCTATAGGTACCATCAAGATGTGGCTGGAGTCTTTGCTCTTTCCAGTTTTCTCAATAAGACATCTCTTGTTTACCAG GCTTTATGCAAAAATGAAAGTATTCTTCCTGAGTTATTTCAGTGCCATGGAACTGTTGATGAATTAGTGCTCTACTCGTGGGGTGAAGAGACCAACAAAACATTAAAATCATTGGGAGTAACAGCCTCATTTCTCAGTTTTCCAAATCTTTATCATGAATTAAAGAAAGATGAGCTGGAAGAACTGAGAACTTGGATCTTAAAAAAATTGCCTGAGGAGATaatgaaaacaaataaatga
- the LYPLAL1 gene encoding lysophospholipase-like protein 1 isoform X2 translates to MAACGSLRRSVASPAGRHTASVIFLHGSGDTGQGVRAWMKQVLSQDLAFQHIKVIYPTAPARPYTPMKGALSTVWFDRYKISNDCPEHIETIDSMCKLLTELINEEIKNGIQKDRILLGGFSMGGCMAMHLAYRYHQDVAGVFALSSFLNKTSLVYQALCKNESILPELFQCHGTVDELVLYSWGEETNKTLKSLGVTASFLSFPNLYHELKKDELEELRTWILKKLPEEIMKTNK, encoded by the exons ATGGCGGCGTGCGGCTCGCTGCGGCGGAGCGTGGCGTCCCCCGCGGGCCGGCACACGGCCTCCGTGATCTTCCTGCACGGCTCAG GTGATACTGGCCAAGGAGTAAGAGCATGGATGAAGCAAGTTTTAAGTCAGGATCTGGCTTTCCAACATATAAAAGTCATTtatcccacagctcctgccag ACCATATACACCTATGAAAGGGGCCCTCTCCACTGTGTGGTTTGACAGATATAAGATCTCAAATGATTGTCCAGAGCACATTGAAACCATTGACTCAATGTGCAAATTGCTTACTGAGTTGATTAATGAGGAGATTAAAAACGGCATCCAAAAGGATAGGATACTCTTAG GTGGTTTTTCAATGGGGGGTTGCATGGCAATGCATCTAGCCTATAGGTACCATCAAGATGTGGCTGGAGTCTTTGCTCTTTCCAGTTTTCTCAATAAGACATCTCTTGTTTACCAG GCTTTATGCAAAAATGAAAGTATTCTTCCTGAGTTATTTCAGTGCCATGGAACTGTTGATGAATTAGTGCTCTACTCGTGGGGTGAAGAGACCAACAAAACATTAAAATCATTGGGAGTAACAGCCTCATTTCTCAGTTTTCCAAATCTTTATCATGAATTAAAGAAAGATGAGCTGGAAGAACTGAGAACTTGGATCTTAAAAAAATTGCCTGAGGAGATaatgaaaacaaataaatga
- the LYPLAL1 gene encoding lysophospholipase-like protein 1 isoform X1, with the protein MGNNEEVPVKDFQYLSKVLSNCGSSTRKSSGLKSGDTGQGVRAWMKQVLSQDLAFQHIKVIYPTAPARPYTPMKGALSTVWFDRYKISNDCPEHIETIDSMCKLLTELINEEIKNGIQKDRILLGGFSMGGCMAMHLAYRYHQDVAGVFALSSFLNKTSLVYQALCKNESILPELFQCHGTVDELVLYSWGEETNKTLKSLGVTASFLSFPNLYHELKKDELEELRTWILKKLPEEIMKTNK; encoded by the exons aTGGGAAATAATGAGGAAGTCCCAGTAAAAGACTTCCAGTACTTAAGTAAAGTACTAAGCAATTGTGGGAGTTCAACAAGAAAAAGCAGTGGCCTTAAATCAG GTGATACTGGCCAAGGAGTAAGAGCATGGATGAAGCAAGTTTTAAGTCAGGATCTGGCTTTCCAACATATAAAAGTCATTtatcccacagctcctgccag ACCATATACACCTATGAAAGGGGCCCTCTCCACTGTGTGGTTTGACAGATATAAGATCTCAAATGATTGTCCAGAGCACATTGAAACCATTGACTCAATGTGCAAATTGCTTACTGAGTTGATTAATGAGGAGATTAAAAACGGCATCCAAAAGGATAGGATACTCTTAG GTGGTTTTTCAATGGGGGGTTGCATGGCAATGCATCTAGCCTATAGGTACCATCAAGATGTGGCTGGAGTCTTTGCTCTTTCCAGTTTTCTCAATAAGACATCTCTTGTTTACCAG GCTTTATGCAAAAATGAAAGTATTCTTCCTGAGTTATTTCAGTGCCATGGAACTGTTGATGAATTAGTGCTCTACTCGTGGGGTGAAGAGACCAACAAAACATTAAAATCATTGGGAGTAACAGCCTCATTTCTCAGTTTTCCAAATCTTTATCATGAATTAAAGAAAGATGAGCTGGAAGAACTGAGAACTTGGATCTTAAAAAAATTGCCTGAGGAGATaatgaaaacaaataaatga
- the LYPLAL1 gene encoding lysophospholipase-like protein 1 isoform X4, whose translation MVGATKTSNEPLKNKNTITLKIIKGDTGQGVRAWMKQVLSQDLAFQHIKVIYPTAPARPYTPMKGALSTVWFDRYKISNDCPEHIETIDSMCKLLTELINEEIKNGIQKDRILLGGFSMGGCMAMHLAYRYHQDVAGVFALSSFLNKTSLVYQALCKNESILPELFQCHGTVDELVLYSWGEETNKTLKSLGVTASFLSFPNLYHELKKDELEELRTWILKKLPEEIMKTNK comes from the exons ATGGTAGGAGCCACCAAAACATCAAATGAACccctcaaaaacaaaaacacaattaCACTGAAAATAATCAAAG GTGATACTGGCCAAGGAGTAAGAGCATGGATGAAGCAAGTTTTAAGTCAGGATCTGGCTTTCCAACATATAAAAGTCATTtatcccacagctcctgccag ACCATATACACCTATGAAAGGGGCCCTCTCCACTGTGTGGTTTGACAGATATAAGATCTCAAATGATTGTCCAGAGCACATTGAAACCATTGACTCAATGTGCAAATTGCTTACTGAGTTGATTAATGAGGAGATTAAAAACGGCATCCAAAAGGATAGGATACTCTTAG GTGGTTTTTCAATGGGGGGTTGCATGGCAATGCATCTAGCCTATAGGTACCATCAAGATGTGGCTGGAGTCTTTGCTCTTTCCAGTTTTCTCAATAAGACATCTCTTGTTTACCAG GCTTTATGCAAAAATGAAAGTATTCTTCCTGAGTTATTTCAGTGCCATGGAACTGTTGATGAATTAGTGCTCTACTCGTGGGGTGAAGAGACCAACAAAACATTAAAATCATTGGGAGTAACAGCCTCATTTCTCAGTTTTCCAAATCTTTATCATGAATTAAAGAAAGATGAGCTGGAAGAACTGAGAACTTGGATCTTAAAAAAATTGCCTGAGGAGATaatgaaaacaaataaatga